The following are encoded in a window of Arachis duranensis cultivar V14167 unplaced genomic scaffold, aradu.V14167.gnm2.J7QH unplaced_Scaffold_165934, whole genome shotgun sequence genomic DNA:
- the LOC127743850 gene encoding DNA-(apurinic or apyrimidinic site) endonuclease 2 — protein sequence MKIVTYNVNGLRQRVAQFGSLRNLLNSFDADIICFQETKLRRQELTADLVMAPGYESFFSCSRSSQKGRTGYSGVITFCRVKLAFASGEVALPVSAEEGFTGLMGNSEACKVELPFLAEDIEEFSQDELLSVDSEGRCVITDHDHFVLFNVYGPRAGGDDEERIQFKQKFYQILQKRWESLLHMGRIIIVVGDLNIAPSAIDRCDAGPEFDNNEFRRWFRSILLENGGQFSDVFRTKHPDKREAYTCWSQSTGAEVFNFGSRIDHILCAGSCLHESGDMQCHSFVRCHVQECDILTQYKRAKPESILSAHRWKGGRSIKLEGSDHAPVFMTLVDIPDVSLHSTPSLSSRYVPMVHGLQQTIVSVLMKRQVSEGIEEPVEKTGLPAMFPCDNNNYPPSQGSEGSILEFNDTCGSSSQEAVSKSGSEYTKSITMQCNVSKKKARNQWSQLSLMSFFKKSSNIENGANDSCTDNLDNKTETSQPDPCELETQSVCDNSDSPKQCSLDTDACDLNLAKLTESSIKKEKSNMASLEWQRIHQLMQNSIPLCKGHKEPCVARVVKKQGPNCGRRFYVCSRAEGPSSNPEANCGYFKWAASKSRNEKSSH from the exons atgaagatAGTGACGTACAACGTGAACGGCCTTCGGCAGCGCGTAGCGCAGTTCGGTTCTCTTCGGAATCTTCTCAACTCTTTCGACGCCGACATCATTTGCTTCCAGGAGACGAAGCTCCGCCGTCAAGAACTCACCGCCGATCTCGTCATGGCCCCCGGTTATGAATCCTTCTTCTCCTGCTCCCGCTCCTCCCAGAAAGGCCGTACCGGCTATTCCG GTGTCATCACATTTTGTCGTGTGAAGTTGGCATTTGCAAGTGGTGAAGTAGCCTTGCCAGTATCAGCAGAAGAAGGCTTTACTGGTCTTATGGGAAATTCCGAAGCTTGCAAAGTCGAATTACCTTTCCTAGCGGAAGATATTGAGGAATTTTCACAAGATGAGCTTCTTAGTGTTGATAGCGAAGGGCGATGCGTTATCACTGATCACGATCACTTTG TTCTTTTCAATGTGTATGGACCAAGAGCCGGAGGTGATGACGAAGAAAGGATTCagtttaaacaaaaattttaccAGATATTACAG AAAAGATGGGAGTCTCTTCTGCATATGGGAAGGATAATAATTGTTGTTGGTGATCTCAACATCGCGCCATCTGCAATTGATCGATGTGATGCAGGACCTGAGTTTGACAATAATGA GTTTAGAAGATGGTTCAGATCAATATTACTTGAAAATGGAGGCCAATTTTCTGATGTCTTCAGAACAAAGCATCCTGATAA AAGGGAAGCATATACATGCTGGTCGCAAAGTACAGGTGCTGAAGTATTCAACTTCGGCAGTAGAATTGACCATATTCTTTGTGCTGGTTCATGCTTACATGAATCAGGTGACATGCAATGCCATAGCTTTGTAAGATGCCATGTTCAGGAGTGTGACATTTTGACACAGTATAAACGGGCTAAACCTGAAAGCATACTAAG TGCACACAGATGGAAAGGAGGACGGAGCATCAAGCTGGAAGGATCTGATCATGCCCCAGTTTTTATGACTTTAGTTGATATTCCTGATGTCTCTTTACATAGTACTCCCTCTTTATCTTCTAGATATGTTCCCATGGTTCATGGCTTACAGCAAACTATAG TGTCAGTTTTGATGAAAAGACAAGTTTCTGAGGGCATCGAAGAACCAGTCGAAAAAACTGGTTTGCCTGCCATGTTTCCAtgtgataataataattatcCTCCAAGCCAGGGTTCTGAAGGTAGCATTTTGGAGTTCAACGATACTTGTGGAAGTTCTTCTCAGGAGGCTGTTTCAAAATCAGGAAGTGAATATACAAAATCAATAACCATGCAGTGCAATGTATCCAAGAAAAAGGCTAGAAATCAATGGTCCCAGCTCTCCCTCATGTCATTTTTCAAGAAAAGTTCAAATATTGAAAATGGTGCCAATGACTCTTGTACTGATAATTTAGATAATAAGACAGAAACCTCACAACCTGACCCTTGCGAACTTGAAACTCAGTCGGTGTGTGATAATAGTGACAGTCCCAAGCAATGTAGCTTGGATACTGATGCATGTGATCTGAATTTAGCTAAACTAACTGAGAGTTctataaagaaagaaaagagtaatATGGCTTCACTGGAATGGCAAAGAATACATCAATTGATGCAGAACAGTATACCACTCTGCAAGGGCCATAAGGAACCATGTGTTGCTCGGGTAGTGAAGAAACAAGGACCCAATTGTGGACGCCGGTTTTACGTTTGTTCCCGTGCTGAG GGGCCTTCGTCTAACCCGGAAGCAAACTGTGGTTACTTTAAATGGGCTGCTTCAAAGTCTAGGAACGAGAAAAGCAGCCACTGA
- the LOC127743967 gene encoding TSL-kinase interacting protein 1 isoform X2 — translation MQAEAQISVNPDTNLNPENAISIRNGDPVVSSSLSNATTTQQPAPKKPTRQWAAWTRQEEESFFTALRQVGKNFEKITCRVQSKNKDQVRHYYYRLVRRMNKLLGPGLCLDAKNSKDTNAAMLRWWSLLEKYSCKASKLHLKPRRFKVFVETLEHQLLKDRKKNVKKKPLQAVNCPPPAPNTVSNQSRASVNDPRAVKLVIVDSQNILKLGPSKPPLKRNINMGVNRSNTKGDSITMKPSRQRKKSGVITTAAYKKWEKAAIAGVSLVADAAEHLERASSGEKCSDPANYVLPPLPTFPQNHVDNNVHNSMKLKLQLFPIDEPTRRALEMDKHNPYLELTLSARKKISSILEHLNRKWGNSSIATGELMIFPYGTQRENLVNYHRWTQESTLSAADIYAMIGSPHIFRLRYGWISNTELELLNMQAPVVTGSMLGLSNNSVNNTMGQMLNPEALPIPSTNNHSLELSEERGTSMIRNCANTTSTDLPNTRDNSEYLNTRTDDFCDPTANVPWRGKNVGDRTVTRQLEDADEMKLSSGTGLSAGEWADSLTNISVGDLLSGVSQDLEDNCVDNRIAENCHGLQQIPFSSDSFDAAIAAHISRHQDRMGQPTMASHMSSIWDAEETCDAFLFKKDPIPHKDGTCLSPIATLDSENVVLGGSEKFEKLSPERERLVDDFAQTDHMDSGESDAEAQHQLAKDFNGLADIYWPDSLGPLDLDIPSTKYHSEDLILSDSLSGLXXFGFDKKEASSAVEAREVSPLSDFKIGSEK, via the exons ATGCAGGCTGAGGCACAAATCTCGGTTAATCCGGATACTAACCTTAACCCGGAGAATGCTATTTCAATCCGAAATGGGGATCCTGTTGTTTCCTCATCTCTTTCAAATGCAACCACAACTCAACAGCCAG CTCCGAAGAAACCGACAAGGCAGTGGGCTGCTTGGACTCGTCAAGAAGAGGAAAGCTTCTTCACTGCGTTACGACAAGTTGGGAag AATTTCGAGAAAATCACTTGCCGTGTGCAGAGTAAAAACAAGGATCAG GTCAGGCATTATTACTATCGGCTTGTGAGACGGATGAACAAACTTCTTGGTCCAGGATTGTGTTTAGATGCCAAAAACTCGAAAGATACCAATGCTGCAATGCTTCGCTG GTGGTCTTTATTAGAAAAGTACAGCTGCAAAGCCTCAAAGCTTCACTTAAAGCCCCGAAGGTTCAAAGTTTTTGTGGAAACCTTG GAGCACCAACTTTTGAAGGACAGGAAGAAGAACGTAAAAAAGAAACCTCTGCAGGCGGTAAACTGTCCTCCTCCTGCTCCTAACACAGTTTCAAATCAAAGTAGAGCATCAGTAAATGATCCTCGTGCAGTTAAACTGGTTATTGTTGAtagtcaaaatattttaaagcttGGGCCTTCAAAACCACCATTGAAGCGCAACATAAACATGGGTGTTAACCGTAGTAACACAAAGGGAGATTCAATTACCATGAAGCCCTCAAGGCAGCGAAAGAAATCTG GTGTGATCACAACTGCAGCATATAAAAAGTGGGAGAAGGCTGCAATTGCTGGTGTTTCTTTAGTTGCAGATGCTGCTGAGCATTTGGAGCGAGCTTCCTCTG GAGAAAAATGTTCTGATCCTGCTAATTATGTACTGCCCCCTTTGCCCACATTTCCACAAAATCATGTAGATAACAATGTACATAATAGTATGAAACTTAAGCTGCAATTATTCCCAATTGATGAACCTACTCGAAGAGCATTGGAAATG GATAAGCATAACCCATACCTGGAGCTTACACTTAGTGCAAGAAAGAAGATATCATCAATTTTGGAACATCTAAACCGTAAGTGGGGGAATTCAAGCATAGCAACGGGAGAATTAATGATTTTTCCCTATGGTACTCAAAGGGAGAATTTGGTAAATTATCATAGATGGACCCAGGAATCTACTCTTAGTGCTGCAGATATATATGCAATGATTGGAAGTCCACACATATTTCGTTTGAG GTATGGCTGGATTTCCAACACTGAgcttgagttattaaatatgcAAGCCCCGGTAGTAACTGGCAGCATGCTTGGACTATCAAACAATAGTGTGAACAATACTATGGGTCAGATGCTGAATCCTGAAGCACTCCCTATTCCTTCAACTAACAATCATTCCTTGGAGCTCTCTGAAGAACGAGGAACGTCCATGATCAGAAACTGTGCTAACACTACTTCCACTGATTTGCCTAATACTAGAGACAACAGCGAATACCTGAATACAAGAACTGATGATTTCTGTGATCCTACAGCAAATGTACCATGGCGTGGAAAAAATGTTGGGGATAGAACTGTGACTAGACAGTTGGAAGATGCG GATGAGATGAAGTTAAGCAGTGGAACTGGTCTGTCAGCTGGTGAGTGGGCTGACAGCCTTACCAACATTAGTGTGGGGGACCTACTTTCAGGAGTTTCTCAAGATCTTGAAGATAACTGTGTTGATAATCGTATTGCTGAAAATTGTCATGGTCTTCAGCAAATTCCTTTCAGTAGTGATTCTTTCGATGCTGCTATTGCTGCTCATATCTCTAGACACCAAGACAGGATGGGACAACCAACCATGGCATCCCACATGTCTTCGATATGGGATGCTGAAGAGACATGCGATGCTTTCTTGTTTAAAAAGGATCCTATTCCTCATAAAGATGGTACTTGTCTATCACCAATTGCTACGTTAGATTCTGAAAATGTGGTCCTTGGAGGGTCCGAGAAATTTGAAAAG CTGTCACCTGAAAGAGAGAGGCTTGTGGATGATTTTGCTCAAACTGACCATATGGATAGTGGTGAGTCGGATGCAGAGGCCCAGCATCAATTAGCAAAAGATTTCAATGGACTAGCGGATATCTATTGG CCTGATTCTCTGGGACCATTGGATCTGGATATACCATCAACCAAGTATCACAGTGAAGATCTAATTCTGAGTGATAGCCTTAGTGGTCTGAANNNNTTTGGGTTTGACAAGAAGGAAGCATCATCAGCAGTTGAGGCTCGAGAAGTTTCTCCTCTTTCGGATTTTAAAATTGGAAGTGAAAAATGA
- the LOC127743967 gene encoding TSL-kinase interacting protein 1 isoform X1, translating into MQAEAQISVNPDTNLNPENAISIRNGDPVVSSSLSNATTTQQPAPKKPTRQWAAWTRQEEESFFTALRQVGKNFEKITCRVQSKNKDQVRHYYYRLVRRMNKLLGPGLCLDAKNSKDTNAAMLRWWSLLEKYSCKASKLHLKPRRFKVFVETLEHQLLKDRKKNVKKKPLQAVNCPPPAPNTVSNQSRASVNDPRAVKLVIVDSQNILKLGPSKPPLKRNINMGVNRSNTKGDSITMKPSRQRKKSGVITTAAYKKWEKAAIAGVSLVADAAEHLERASSGKEAENDQENNLGEKCSDPANYVLPPLPTFPQNHVDNNVHNSMKLKLQLFPIDEPTRRALEMDKHNPYLELTLSARKKISSILEHLNRKWGNSSIATGELMIFPYGTQRENLVNYHRWTQESTLSAADIYAMIGSPHIFRLRYGWISNTELELLNMQAPVVTGSMLGLSNNSVNNTMGQMLNPEALPIPSTNNHSLELSEERGTSMIRNCANTTSTDLPNTRDNSEYLNTRTDDFCDPTANVPWRGKNVGDRTVTRQLEDADEMKLSSGTGLSAGEWADSLTNISVGDLLSGVSQDLEDNCVDNRIAENCHGLQQIPFSSDSFDAAIAAHISRHQDRMGQPTMASHMSSIWDAEETCDAFLFKKDPIPHKDGTCLSPIATLDSENVVLGGSEKFEKLSPERERLVDDFAQTDHMDSGESDAEAQHQLAKDFNGLADIYWPDSLGPLDLDIPSTKYHSEDLILSDSLSGLXXFGFDKKEASSAVEAREVSPLSDFKIGSEK; encoded by the exons ATGCAGGCTGAGGCACAAATCTCGGTTAATCCGGATACTAACCTTAACCCGGAGAATGCTATTTCAATCCGAAATGGGGATCCTGTTGTTTCCTCATCTCTTTCAAATGCAACCACAACTCAACAGCCAG CTCCGAAGAAACCGACAAGGCAGTGGGCTGCTTGGACTCGTCAAGAAGAGGAAAGCTTCTTCACTGCGTTACGACAAGTTGGGAag AATTTCGAGAAAATCACTTGCCGTGTGCAGAGTAAAAACAAGGATCAG GTCAGGCATTATTACTATCGGCTTGTGAGACGGATGAACAAACTTCTTGGTCCAGGATTGTGTTTAGATGCCAAAAACTCGAAAGATACCAATGCTGCAATGCTTCGCTG GTGGTCTTTATTAGAAAAGTACAGCTGCAAAGCCTCAAAGCTTCACTTAAAGCCCCGAAGGTTCAAAGTTTTTGTGGAAACCTTG GAGCACCAACTTTTGAAGGACAGGAAGAAGAACGTAAAAAAGAAACCTCTGCAGGCGGTAAACTGTCCTCCTCCTGCTCCTAACACAGTTTCAAATCAAAGTAGAGCATCAGTAAATGATCCTCGTGCAGTTAAACTGGTTATTGTTGAtagtcaaaatattttaaagcttGGGCCTTCAAAACCACCATTGAAGCGCAACATAAACATGGGTGTTAACCGTAGTAACACAAAGGGAGATTCAATTACCATGAAGCCCTCAAGGCAGCGAAAGAAATCTG GTGTGATCACAACTGCAGCATATAAAAAGTGGGAGAAGGCTGCAATTGCTGGTGTTTCTTTAGTTGCAGATGCTGCTGAGCATTTGGAGCGAGCTTCCTCTGGTAAGGAGGCTGAAAATGACCAGGAGAATAATCTAG GAGAAAAATGTTCTGATCCTGCTAATTATGTACTGCCCCCTTTGCCCACATTTCCACAAAATCATGTAGATAACAATGTACATAATAGTATGAAACTTAAGCTGCAATTATTCCCAATTGATGAACCTACTCGAAGAGCATTGGAAATG GATAAGCATAACCCATACCTGGAGCTTACACTTAGTGCAAGAAAGAAGATATCATCAATTTTGGAACATCTAAACCGTAAGTGGGGGAATTCAAGCATAGCAACGGGAGAATTAATGATTTTTCCCTATGGTACTCAAAGGGAGAATTTGGTAAATTATCATAGATGGACCCAGGAATCTACTCTTAGTGCTGCAGATATATATGCAATGATTGGAAGTCCACACATATTTCGTTTGAG GTATGGCTGGATTTCCAACACTGAgcttgagttattaaatatgcAAGCCCCGGTAGTAACTGGCAGCATGCTTGGACTATCAAACAATAGTGTGAACAATACTATGGGTCAGATGCTGAATCCTGAAGCACTCCCTATTCCTTCAACTAACAATCATTCCTTGGAGCTCTCTGAAGAACGAGGAACGTCCATGATCAGAAACTGTGCTAACACTACTTCCACTGATTTGCCTAATACTAGAGACAACAGCGAATACCTGAATACAAGAACTGATGATTTCTGTGATCCTACAGCAAATGTACCATGGCGTGGAAAAAATGTTGGGGATAGAACTGTGACTAGACAGTTGGAAGATGCG GATGAGATGAAGTTAAGCAGTGGAACTGGTCTGTCAGCTGGTGAGTGGGCTGACAGCCTTACCAACATTAGTGTGGGGGACCTACTTTCAGGAGTTTCTCAAGATCTTGAAGATAACTGTGTTGATAATCGTATTGCTGAAAATTGTCATGGTCTTCAGCAAATTCCTTTCAGTAGTGATTCTTTCGATGCTGCTATTGCTGCTCATATCTCTAGACACCAAGACAGGATGGGACAACCAACCATGGCATCCCACATGTCTTCGATATGGGATGCTGAAGAGACATGCGATGCTTTCTTGTTTAAAAAGGATCCTATTCCTCATAAAGATGGTACTTGTCTATCACCAATTGCTACGTTAGATTCTGAAAATGTGGTCCTTGGAGGGTCCGAGAAATTTGAAAAG CTGTCACCTGAAAGAGAGAGGCTTGTGGATGATTTTGCTCAAACTGACCATATGGATAGTGGTGAGTCGGATGCAGAGGCCCAGCATCAATTAGCAAAAGATTTCAATGGACTAGCGGATATCTATTGG CCTGATTCTCTGGGACCATTGGATCTGGATATACCATCAACCAAGTATCACAGTGAAGATCTAATTCTGAGTGATAGCCTTAGTGGTCTGAANNNNTTTGGGTTTGACAAGAAGGAAGCATCATCAGCAGTTGAGGCTCGAGAAGTTTCTCCTCTTTCGGATTTTAAAATTGGAAGTGAAAAATGA
- the LOC127743856 gene encoding 60S acidic ribosomal protein P2A-like codes for MKVIAAYLLAVLGGNTAPSADDIKNILSSVGAEADDGMIDLLLSQVEGKDVTELIACGREKLAAVPSGGGGVAVAAAPVAGGGGAAPAAEAKEEKKVEEKEESDDDMGFSLFD; via the exons ATGAAGGTCATTGCTGCGTATTTGTTGGCCGTATTGGGAGGCAACACTGCCCCTTCAGCTGATGATATCAAGAACATCCTTTCCTCAG TTGGAGCTGAGGCTGATGATGGCATGATTGACTTGCTCTTGAGTCAAGTGGAGGGCAAAGATGTCACTGAGCTAATTGCATGTGGAAGGGAGAAGTTGGCCGCAGTGCCTTCTGGTGGCGGTGGAGTTGCTGTTGCCGCTGCTCCCGTCGCTGGAGGGGGTGGTGCTGCACCTGCTGCCGAAGCGAAGGAGGAAAAGAAAGTTGAAGAGAAGGAAGAGTCGGATGAT GATATGGGTTTCAGCTTATTTGACTAG
- the LOC127743961 gene encoding peptidyl-prolyl cis-trans isomerase CYP71 isoform X2, whose protein sequence is MQVSIDGLLCCTISHDRSVKVYDVVNYDMMVMIRLPYIPGAVEWVYKQGDVKARLAISDRNSSFVHIYDARSGSNDPIISKEIHMAPIKVMRYNPVYDSVISADTKGIIEYWSPTTLQFPEDEVNFKLKSDTNLFEIVKCKTSVSAIEVSPDGKQFSITSPDRRIRVFWFRTGKLRRVYDESLEVAQDLQRSDAPLYRLEAIDFGRRMAVEKEIEKTESAPLPNAVFDESSNFIIYATLLGIKIINLHTNKVARILGKVENNDRFLRIALYQGDQSSKKVRRIPSAAANANESKEPLTDPTLLCCAFKKHRIYLFSRREPEEPEDATKGRDVFNEKPPADELLAVSDIGKTATTSLPDNVILHTTMGDIHMKLYPEECPKTVENFTTHCRNGYYDNLIFHRVIKGFMIQTGDPLGDGTGGQSIWGREFEDEFHKSLRHDRPFTVSMANAGPNTNGSQFFITTVATPWLDNKHSVFGRVVKGMDVVQSIEKVKTDKTDKPYQDVKILNVTVPKS, encoded by the exons ATGCAGGTTAGTATTGATGGTCTGCTATGTTGTACCATATCACATGACCGTTCTGTCAAAGTATATGACGTAGTGAACTATGACATGATGGTAATGATTCGTTTGCCGTATATCCCCGGTGCTGTGGAATGGGTTTACAAACAAGGGGATGTCAAAGCTAGACTTGCCATTAGTGATAGGAATTCATCTTTTGTGCACATATATGATGCTCGATCGGGTTCAAATGACCCTATCATTTCCAAAGAG ATACATATGGCTCCTATTAAAGTTATGAGGTACAATCCTGTATATGATTCTGTAATTTCTGCTGATACAAAGGGGATCATTGAGTACTGGAGCCCCACCACGCTTCAATTCCCAGAAGATGA GGTCAATTTTAAGCTGAAGAGTGATACTAACCTCTTTGAAATAGTAAAATGCAAGACATCTGTTTCAGCTATTGAG GTCAGCCCGGATGGTAAACAATTTTCGATCACATCTCCTGACCGCAGGATACGTGTCTTTTGGTTCAGAACGGGTAAACTAAGAAGAGTTTATGATGAATCTTTGGAG GTTGCTCAAGATCTTCAAAGAAGCGATGCTCCATTATACCGGCTGGAAGCCATTGATTTTGGCCGAAGGATGGCTGTCGAGAAGGAGATAGAGAAAACAGAAAGTGCTCCATTGCCCAACGCAGTTTTTGATGAAAgttctaattttattatatatgcaACCTTGCTTGGGATTAAA ATTATTAACTTGCACACCAACAAAGTTGCTCGAATACTTGGGAAGGTGGAGAATAATGATAGGTTCTTAAGGATTGCGTTATATCAAGGTGATCAAAGTAGTAAAAAAGTAAGAAGGATTCCTTCGGCTGCTGCTAATGCCAATGAAAGCAAAGAGCCTTTGACAGACCCCACTCTCCTGTGTTGTGCTTTCAAAAAGCACAGGATATATTTATTCAG TCGGAGAGAACCAGAAGAGCCTGAAGATGCAACTAAGGGAAGAGACGTGTTCAATGAAAAGCCTCCTGCTGATGAGCTTTTGGCAGTTTCAGATATTGGAAAGACTGCAACAACCTCACTTCCTGACAATGTG ATTCTACACACCACCATGGGTGATATTCATATGAAATTATACCCAGAGGAATGTCCAAAAACTGTGGAGAACTTTACAACTCACTGCCGGAATGGTTATTACGACAATCTTATTTTTCATCGTGTCATCAAGGGCTTCATGATACAAACGGGAGATCCTTTAGGAGATGGCACTGGTGGGCAGTCCATTTGGGGGAGGGAATTTGAGGATGAATTTCACAAaag TCTAAGGCATGATAGGCCTTTCACGGTGTCAATGGCAAATGCTGGTCCGAATACGAACGGCTCCCAGTTCTTTATCACCACAGTAGCCACTCCTTGGTTGGACAACAAGCATTCTGTATTTGGTAGAGTTGTGAAGGGAATGGATGTTGTTCAG TCTATAGAGAAAGTGAAGACAGACAAGACAGATAAGCCATACCAAGATGTTAAGATCCTAAATGTCACTGTACCGAAGTCCTAA
- the LOC127743961 gene encoding peptidyl-prolyl cis-trans isomerase CYP71 isoform X1, giving the protein MEEHENGTAGNVTEEEPAIGPGPAPRARPKRPLQFEQAYLDALPSANMYEKSYMHRDVVTHVAVSAAEFFITGSIDGHLKFWKKRPIGIEFAKHFRSHLGPIEGLAVSIDGLLCCTISHDRSVKVYDVVNYDMMVMIRLPYIPGAVEWVYKQGDVKARLAISDRNSSFVHIYDARSGSNDPIISKEIHMAPIKVMRYNPVYDSVISADTKGIIEYWSPTTLQFPEDEVNFKLKSDTNLFEIVKCKTSVSAIEVSPDGKQFSITSPDRRIRVFWFRTGKLRRVYDESLEVAQDLQRSDAPLYRLEAIDFGRRMAVEKEIEKTESAPLPNAVFDESSNFIIYATLLGIKIINLHTNKVARILGKVENNDRFLRIALYQGDQSSKKVRRIPSAAANANESKEPLTDPTLLCCAFKKHRIYLFSRREPEEPEDATKGRDVFNEKPPADELLAVSDIGKTATTSLPDNVILHTTMGDIHMKLYPEECPKTVENFTTHCRNGYYDNLIFHRVIKGFMIQTGDPLGDGTGGQSIWGREFEDEFHKSLRHDRPFTVSMANAGPNTNGSQFFITTVATPWLDNKHSVFGRVVKGMDVVQSIEKVKTDKTDKPYQDVKILNVTVPKS; this is encoded by the exons ATGGAGGAACACGAGAATGGCACTGCCGGTAATGTAACTGAGGAAGAGCCCGCCATCGGACCCGGACCAGCCCCTCGAGCCCGCCCCAAGCGTCCCCTCCAGTTCGAGCAGGCTTACCTTGACGCCCTCCCCTCCGCCAAcat GTACGAGAAAAGTTATATGCATCGCGATGTGGTTACGCATGTTGCTGTTTCAGCTGCCGAATTCTTCATAACTGGAAGTATTGATG GGCACTTGAAATTTTGGAAGAAAAGGCCCATTGGTATTGAGTTTGCCAAACACTTCAGATCTCATCTCGGTCCGATTGAAGGTCTAGCC GTTAGTATTGATGGTCTGCTATGTTGTACCATATCACATGACCGTTCTGTCAAAGTATATGACGTAGTGAACTATGACATGATGGTAATGATTCGTTTGCCGTATATCCCCGGTGCTGTGGAATGGGTTTACAAACAAGGGGATGTCAAAGCTAGACTTGCCATTAGTGATAGGAATTCATCTTTTGTGCACATATATGATGCTCGATCGGGTTCAAATGACCCTATCATTTCCAAAGAG ATACATATGGCTCCTATTAAAGTTATGAGGTACAATCCTGTATATGATTCTGTAATTTCTGCTGATACAAAGGGGATCATTGAGTACTGGAGCCCCACCACGCTTCAATTCCCAGAAGATGA GGTCAATTTTAAGCTGAAGAGTGATACTAACCTCTTTGAAATAGTAAAATGCAAGACATCTGTTTCAGCTATTGAG GTCAGCCCGGATGGTAAACAATTTTCGATCACATCTCCTGACCGCAGGATACGTGTCTTTTGGTTCAGAACGGGTAAACTAAGAAGAGTTTATGATGAATCTTTGGAG GTTGCTCAAGATCTTCAAAGAAGCGATGCTCCATTATACCGGCTGGAAGCCATTGATTTTGGCCGAAGGATGGCTGTCGAGAAGGAGATAGAGAAAACAGAAAGTGCTCCATTGCCCAACGCAGTTTTTGATGAAAgttctaattttattatatatgcaACCTTGCTTGGGATTAAA ATTATTAACTTGCACACCAACAAAGTTGCTCGAATACTTGGGAAGGTGGAGAATAATGATAGGTTCTTAAGGATTGCGTTATATCAAGGTGATCAAAGTAGTAAAAAAGTAAGAAGGATTCCTTCGGCTGCTGCTAATGCCAATGAAAGCAAAGAGCCTTTGACAGACCCCACTCTCCTGTGTTGTGCTTTCAAAAAGCACAGGATATATTTATTCAG TCGGAGAGAACCAGAAGAGCCTGAAGATGCAACTAAGGGAAGAGACGTGTTCAATGAAAAGCCTCCTGCTGATGAGCTTTTGGCAGTTTCAGATATTGGAAAGACTGCAACAACCTCACTTCCTGACAATGTG ATTCTACACACCACCATGGGTGATATTCATATGAAATTATACCCAGAGGAATGTCCAAAAACTGTGGAGAACTTTACAACTCACTGCCGGAATGGTTATTACGACAATCTTATTTTTCATCGTGTCATCAAGGGCTTCATGATACAAACGGGAGATCCTTTAGGAGATGGCACTGGTGGGCAGTCCATTTGGGGGAGGGAATTTGAGGATGAATTTCACAAaag TCTAAGGCATGATAGGCCTTTCACGGTGTCAATGGCAAATGCTGGTCCGAATACGAACGGCTCCCAGTTCTTTATCACCACAGTAGCCACTCCTTGGTTGGACAACAAGCATTCTGTATTTGGTAGAGTTGTGAAGGGAATGGATGTTGTTCAG TCTATAGAGAAAGTGAAGACAGACAAGACAGATAAGCCATACCAAGATGTTAAGATCCTAAATGTCACTGTACCGAAGTCCTAA